The region TAAAATTAGACTAACAATGCGCTCGGAGAATGCGCGattaaaatttgaatacattccCATCTTTTCACACGCAAAATAACGCGGCCCCGCTCGATCATAATAATCAATCACCGAAATCATAACGTTCATCAGCGTGTAATCTATCAGCGACCGCGACAAAATTGAAAGCCTACGATTATAATCAAATTACAACGATTCATCAAATGATTCGTATCAGTATTTCATCTCAAAAATATCCAGTCATTGTTGCTCAATATATAGCCATAATCatgctaaaataaaatgattgtGGCTCTTGTTTCTCCCAATCGGCCAGGTCACTtctgtaaactgcaataaaatttgtaatcagttcatttataGCTGCCGAGTCTGTTATGGCTAGcttaatcatgatttaaaaaaagtaattcatagggtagataggcgacCGGCCCGGTCACCTCTGAAGCTCAGTagaaatgagaaataaagCACAAATATCTTATCAAGCCCATCTAGAAATGAATTTACTCAATGGTACCATGTTTTACGTAGGTTCTTCAAAATACCCTGTATGTGGTAGGACGGTTCCGCCCGGATCTGAATAGTCATTCTCTGTGTGTCTGTTTATCTGCAGTAGGGTTGGTGCTGCCTGGTGGCGCCATCTGTTTGTGTGTTGCTGTGTTCATTCCCCTTCCGGGTCGAATGAGGTAGCAtttaatgtaaatatattcTGCAAATTTGTCGAATTTACGCGTTCGTTTTTGTCTTACTGCAGGTTGTTTGGAGCGGACCTTTGAACCGACCTTAGTCTTCGCGGATTGTGCGTCGGAATCGGATTTGCCAGATCGAAGTGCGGCTCCTTCGAAAGGGAGCTAGTTTACCCCTCTACGTCTATGTTCCGTGTTAATAAGAGGAATAGTTCTTCCCCTCTGCAGAATTAGAGTTATGACATGTATAATGTGAATATGACGCAAGCCATGTTTCCGGAACAACTAGGCAGCAAAGGAGGAGTTAGGCAAccttaaatctatttttgcTGCTAATGGCTACGGGGAATATATCGAATGAGATGGCTGAGAAACCATTTCCTTTTTCATGTGAACAACCGAGAATCCTAAACAAGATCAGCTATTATTAGCCACATCAAGAAAAGCCTATTTATTTATAAACATGTCGCAGAGTTTTTCAATGATATCTTGCGGCTATGAAAAATGTGCACAAATATGCTACGCCAAACTGAAATAGGGATGTCGCATATTTGCAACTGCAAACTGGAGTAGAGAGGGTTACATTAGCCTCAAATAAGTTGGTCCTGTTGGGCCTAATCAGGATCAATTGGAACCaatgaaattcatccaaaTTTATACGAAATACAAACATACAGGCCTAGGCTATTATTTCACATGGCCAAAATCTAAATTATGACGGTGGATCACAAATAACGTCCAAATTAAGCAGGGTCTCTAATAGGCTAAAGAAAAGACCttcaaaattcatatttcgCCAACCTTTACACGACTAGAAGATAGGATAACATCAagcaggggtggatctagcTTTTGGGAAAAGGGGAGTCGCACATGGAATATTGGGTCACTACTGACATGCATTTGAGGCCCGTAATGACAACGCAGCCATCATCAGACTAAAATGGAGATAGTGTGTCCTCCCAAagaaacttttgaaaaatcagAGACGCCTAGGTACATTCTGAGCACTTTTCTGGTTGAAATATGGAATGAAATATGCTCacaatttcaccattttctaaataaatctTGGGGAGATAATTCCAAGGTTACTTGGTCGAAAAAAGGGGTCCCGCGATTCCTACACACCCCCTGACACATTTTTACTATTGCGGCACACAAGTCGTAATAGTCTGAATTAGCCAATTAGATTCATAATCAGGCTAGATTACAACATCACCCTCTCTATCATCACTACCAGTATCCATCAGTTACCGACCCTACTTAGTTATAGGCTTTGGCACTATTCAACCTAAACTGACTAGGTTTACCTTTGTGATGGTACTGCACACAGTAATCTGAATGGTTGTCACTGGAAATATCCAATCATGAAAGTAAACAGTTCAGCTATAAGGGCTATCATTAGGCTAGTACGATAAGCCCCTCTATGTCTAAGCTTAAAAGATCGAGCGTAGCCTACAAAAGCTTTTGTTCTTAACGATAGAGTATGttacataaatacataataatcATTCTTAAGAAATTTTAGCTGTAATGAGTGATGGATTACTGAAATATAGGTGATTGGAAAGTGTCAATTTGAAGGAATTCTCACATCGCATAGTTAGTCTGACACACATGTAGATGGCGCTGATGATGACACAATAGGGGCTTCATGCTGAATTCAAGCCAGTGCAAATTTCTAGTTTCATGTTGATATACATGGTATTTAAAGTTTTAGTTAACCctgtttattttatattaccgGCTTAAATGCGTAGTACATTCATCAGCATGTGGTTTATGTCTCTTAGAGGCGTGGGAAACACTACTGATCATCTTAGTAGTCGTGTTTACCTTGCCGGTTACCGCGCTGTACTGCGCCGATTGGAGGTAAAAAAATTGTGTCTTATCTAGATTATATCTAAATGATTAACAGttctgatgaaaataatgataataccaATGTTTAATCGTGAATTCAGATGACATCCAACTaggaaaaaaaactgataaaacttACACTGACAATGCCGAAATGCGTGCACCGCACATTCACTGTAGCCCGCATTACATCACAGGCATAGCAAGTAGTCAGTGAGTGTTCAAAAAATTAGTGCAcctgttattcatttttcaaactcaTAGTAGGCCTACCCACTATCTGTTTTTGGTCTTTAGACCTCTTCTGGCAATGTTTAAATGCAACTGGTTATTctgtctaatgtctatttattaatggatgagaatgtaaaaattcaagaaatttcacaaaatggaggattttctctctcattcaactggacttaaggagtctttttgccaatccatctaattggtacagaactggaaatatatcggatattcagttgttgtccgcgacttttggcattctgttaagacataaatgaggtatgtatcccaaaaagtaagcaaaatatcccagaaaaacaggtctcatccattaataaatagacattaggcctATTATTGCGTTAAGGACAAGGTCACTTGTGTGGCGCTAATCTTATCAAAAGAATACTGTTATGGTTCGGTTAGGTACATAAACCATTTAGGGACACGTAAAAACTGCAGTTGCGTCGGAAAAATTCTGCTAGCACTAACCTGtcaaatttttaattttttgtttcgtttCGTGGTGGTGCCTTTTTTTCGGCTTTTTGTCCCTGCTACGATCCTGTTTGTTAATAGCCAGGCCTAAGTCATTAAACGTGCATAATAAGGCCGTGTGGTATTATTCATCAATCCATTTTTGATACGGAATATAACTTAGTTTCACTAATTGATTTAACAACGTCAACGACCACAACAACAACGTCAACGACAACGTCGCCAATCAAGTCAACCCCGCCGATCTTTTCTTAAACCTTTTCTTGCTAATTCTAGAAATGTCACGTGCTAATATCCTGCTCACGAAGATATCCTTCGCCAGAATCGACCAAAATTAGTCCATAAGATGATGCTTGTGACTACACACGCGAAATATCGGTAAAGTTTCCAGCAGTCATCGATGAATCGTACGCGCGGTTAGCCTGTAGTAAGCAGGAGGCCGCCATATTTAAACAACGAGCACTTGTCCATCCGTTGCCAGGGAGGTTCAGCCAatttaggttcgaatcctctAAATGATACCTCGAAACTGCAGCTATATCAGATATTGAATATACTTCTCTTTTTCAATGCTTGTGTAAGATCACTCATGATAAGTAGGAATTATAAGTGCAGAATCTAAATTTAGACAAACTAAGTTTAATTGAATCTTAGTGAAGGTTCCTTTGGTTAAAAACGACCGTAAGATACCACCCGCGAATGCGCGAATTGCGGAACAGGCCTCTGTCGTGTGAGACTACGGACGGCCTATATGCAAAATCAATGATCTATCATCATccatttatgaaaataaatatatcttcATTGTTTGTCAGGACCCGAACCGAATATATACCTTTGGGTATTCCAAAACCATGGTCACGGAGGGTCCCTGTGTCTGTGACTTGAATATGTTAGTTTTTAGTACCTAGCCGTGGTacggaaccgtaacaacgactggtattcagactatgaATATGTATGTAGGCTTaaggcgcgttcacacgacgaaatttagaccggtctaactttggtccggtccaatttagaccggaccaagTGTTCACACGGGCAAAAATACCGTtccaaattagaccggtctagtttagaccggtctaatttggCACGGTCGTAAAGAGCGAACCAGgtccggaccaaattttggaccggtctaaatatgcgtgtgtgtggacagaaactggtaccaggtccggtctaaatcgtAATTCTGAATCTCTGCGGTAGATGTCGCAACCTCTGCGGTTGAGTGTGAGTCCAgtttattaagttttaaatgcttttattacCGTTTATGTAATCATTTTCAAGTACTCTTTTTCCTCCCTATTCAATGGAAATGTTTGCAGCgtaattcgtattcgtatatcGCGATCATCATCCGTTTTACTGCCGTGCTTTGAACCGTGTTTAAACGACATTAAGAGTTTCAGcatgatagaataaaatcgatTTCGCAAAAATGGATAAACCTGACAGACGATCGAATTGGTCAAATGAAGAATGTCTTGCTCTTCTTGGAATATGGAAGCAAGACTTCACCCAGGCGCAATTAATCATTTAGCAGATGGTGACATCTTGTGGGCCCGGTGACAAGCGATTTTATCACCGCGTGTCAAAACGCCGTGTGAACGCTcaccaaaatttggtccggtccaggtacggacccatttagaccggtctaactagttgtcgtgtgaacgcggctttaatcttggagtaatcatttgtcaaatgattactccaaggctTAATATAGCAGAAACGGATCCTTTCCCCTCACGCGCGCGAGAAGCGACTGTAGTACATTCATTGTCGACGATTGATCTTGACTTTCAGGGCCGGATTCGACCCTAGAATATTCACCATGGTTGCTCGGACTGGAAACCATTCCTATCCGATGTGAAGATAGAATTTTCGTTAAATGATTTGTAgtcaaatgaattttcaatttaaaacgATCAAAGTCCAAATAGTGGAACGGTTCAGTTGCGTGAAAAAATTGAGAAAACATAACTTGCGGTGAAATACCACTCAAAAGGCAAAATGGATTTTCATCTCAAATGATCATGCATTCACGCCAACTGCAAGCGTGACTTAGTATTCAAGGTCCCTTGGCAATTTCGTGGAATAATATAATCCAGCCAGTGAATTTATGGGCCAAGGgtagaattttatattttctgatctgtaagaaccctgttcGTCGGAAACACTCAAACCGGTCGTGCGTTGAGCGTATACGTAACCTCAAACTTCGTCCGGTAAGTCCACAAAAACGACACTTTTTTGTCAGTCTTCCCGATCTTATATTACCTCGCTTGGCCAGTCCGTGTGAACTTCACTCAACTCAGCCTTATCGATGACCATTGAATTACGGAGAAATTCCTTAAGATACAAATTCAAACGGCTGTCTTTTTCAGGgattgtaaaatatgttttcattAAATCGATCACGCAGAGGTTTATTTCCAGATAgaaaaaatacacaaattccAAAATACACAAATCTCCCCTTTCGCTACTCGTGGAAAGTGCCTCTTCTTTATAATCATTACCCTTTTCATCGGGTGCTACCCCTCAATATAagctctggatccgccccttgACTTGACTAAATACTTCgggaaatcagaaaaaaatgcagAATGGCTTACTTTCGAATGGGGGTGCTGGGGCCCtcccacaaaaaaaaattttgaaaattcaatcgccggagatgcgttttggCCGGGGCCAATCGATCTGAATATCCAACTATGCCACATTTTGcctattttcattatctatcTCGACTATTTACATCTGACTTCCTAATTCGCACTGCGACCCACTTGTCATCGTCAAGAAAATTTACTTTATTCATGACTTGAAGTGAACTGATATTAATCTCCAGTGTagagttaacaaataaaaacccacagtagtACCGGtactttattcataattcatttatttcaagtcTGTATAATCCATCATAGATTACATTGAGATAACATTATACGCATCATGTAATAAGAAAGAAAAGGAAACAGTCGGTGATACCGGTTAATGTCAGTAACTTCCCGCTACGTGCGCGAGAAGGCCAATTTTCGCGAATCTAGTTCCCTATCGTATgttggctgattcgggccacacCGAGATTTTCGATCtcgaaaaatctaaaaacaaaCTTGACAGTGAGCAAACAAATATCAACGCGAGAAAAGAAATTTCTGCGCgagaaaacagaaatatattgttttctcgcccgaaatatttgttttctcgcgttaatttttgttttggcGGTGCGAGAAAATAAACTTCTTTTGGCGACCCCactaaaacaaatatcaacgcagggaagtgtgatgagacaCTTCCCTGATCAACgcaagaaaacaaatatttagcGCAAGAAAACAAACTATCTTGTTTTCTATCGGGTAGTTATAATTTACAACAGTTCAATATGATTTGGCGAgtaagtacatgtataaaaCTATTTCCAACCCGATACTTTTTGACTCTAATTAAATCTTTGATCCAAACTACAAGAAACTCCAACTCCATCTAATAAAATCACTTTTCAAGCATCAGAACTCCTGATTCCGTGGAAATGTCTGGAAAAAACCCCATAACAAAGAGCTGCCAAAATAGCGATCTATTTGCATGTAACGAGCGACGCGGGGATTTTTAGTCCATGTAAATTCCGTAAACTGTTCCGACTGCAAACAAATCTTTGTTTTTAAAGTCACTGGTGGCGCTAGTGTCGACACTGGCGTCCCATAAGCACCTACTGCTCAGGAGTAGCCCCTGTTGCTTTTGTTGTCCGATGTTtactaaacaaattatcttgTAACGCGGTATCCGCAGATCTTTCACCTTTCCTTTGATCACCTGTAAATATATAAACCAAACAAGTCAACGCAAAATTATGTAGGTCACCGATTTTTCTTGTATTGAAGGAAATTCGAGATTTCCCTGATGACGGCCTGgccatttcattatttcagcgACTTCAGTCAATTCGATTGACtcgatatatatttcaaccaTGAACCATTTTGAATTCGGTGCAAGTTCGTACATATTTCAAGGTCATGTAAAATTTTCATTGTCAATCTGGTTTAGTGTGTAGTAAATGCACCTCTGAAATCGTTTTACTCATTAATTTGCACATTTCCGGCTCGTAAGTTTCGTGGGCTAGATAGTTTTCCAGCGTTTCCTTGATCATCTCGGTTACCGCCTGCTGGGGAAACGATTTGTTTGGTTTCAGCTGATAGGTGTTCTCTAATCTCACATGCGGGCCGTGCATCCCAATCTCAGACGGCTCGTCCGCGTAGGATATCGTGCTCATAGATCTaagaaaaatcgaaaaatatcgatcaattaaaaacaaaaactaggAGTATATAATGCCAATACCGAGAAGTCGGAGCCACCTgacaaaaaatcaatttaactCGTCAAATCacggactctaaaacgaatcgTTTTTTAGTCCACGGTTAAAATGTAACCATTATTGGTGTGTCCAAGGGTACGGACATCGCCGCCCTATATCGAGGTGAACTTTTGGAAATTCCAGATGAGCTTTTCCAAAGAAAACACTAATTCACATTTCATATACGCAATTTTTCCAAGCAGAATGTCTAGCTtggattttcaaatattttgtgGAGGGCTTCGTTTAtcagaatatagaaatatgacctatacagaaaaaaatgagtATGGTTATTTCCCGTGTAATACATTCATACATTTAATGTAAACGCTCAGTCCTCAGATAATCACGTTTTTCATGTGTGTGCACGGATGTTACCTGATTTCAACTCGGGCTTATCCTGTATAATGTATACTTTAGGGGAAGAATTGGAATTATTCGAACAAAATGTTGCGATAGAAATATCCAATATGGCATGCTACCGGAATTGGAACTCATACAAAATTCATTCGGAGGCGTGATTATTTCCGCAAATTGTCGCGATTTTCAGATCTGCGCCATAACAACGGTTGGAAGCGTCAATAATTGATGCATCCGATGAACGAATGATAAATATCAACCGACGTACACGGCCGAATGATCGTCTGTCAATACCTGTTTTCCAATAATCAGTTAAGCCTAAAGACGTCAATGAATCATTTAGAATACTCCAATTTGAGCAGGGTGAACCTGCTAAGATCAGTATTCCATCTATAGAAACCGGTGGTCAACTTGTTGAGCGATTTAGGGTTCTGAATAGGAAATGTTgaaatggaaatatttggaaGAAATTCACCGATTTGACCGTCGCGATTTTGTAAACTAGGTTGTGTTTCTCGGGCgctattcaaatatatatgatgtttgaatgaatgtaaaaatcaaactggtcttaaaattataatttataaaaatGTTTCATCTCTTCATACCATTCATTTTTCACCTCCGGTTATATGGTATATGTTGTAACGTTGTATGATCTCTTATTACACAAAAGCGTTTTTTCGAAGCACATCTTTCAACTATCATCGTGAAGTGTTTTCTTCTGTTAAGGGTTTACCGTTAATACGAAAAAAATCCAAAAGGCATATAACGCATCAATCCGAAGGATTGGATCATTTATATGACGCTTTGGTGTGATTCTTACCCGCGTTTCGCGAGGGTAGCTCTCCGCTCGCTGCCGGCAGAAGCCATCGACATCACACTGAATCGCTTCTTCAGAAGACTAGAGGCCCGATCCCGCGCCACGACATCTGAGCTGCTCGGCTCCCTGGACATACGACGCCGGTCtgacattgtttttttttctgagatTTCCTAAAAAAGAATATGTTAATACATCGGtcgaaataaatcaattctttacGTTATAAATTTCCTAGTCGGAAAAGATTATTCACCTGAATAGGAATGTGCTTTCAAACGCTTCGACCGATTGCAGTTCTTTTTTTGCAGAACGGGGTCGAGAATGTGCGCCTTTAATACGAAAAAGTAGGTACAATTTGAAAGACTGATCAAATTATTCAGTCAATTATACGTCATCAATTACTCTTTCTGTCTATTTGTATGCCATGGGAAAAACGTGGCGAAATCGTCCAGACAGAACGAGATCTAACTACTAGCTGAATGCATATGATTCACAGCATTGCTTAGCTTTACACGTTAATTGAGGAAAAATCTTAGAATTTTGACTTAATTTTCCCTCGTATAATACAAAGTTAGCACAAACTTGAAGTAGGCCCTTAGTTAGTTTGACAAACAAGGTTAAACTGTAAaaattgtacatgtatttctatTCTTCCTGACCTACCCGCAAGACCTACCTACTTATAAGGAATAACTATGCagtagaaaatgaagaagGAATTGCCTCTAGGAATTACAGTTTGAACAAATACCACATTCCTGAGACAGGCGTCCATTTGCATTATATACGATATTTTAGAATTCCTTTTATAGTCTATGTTTAGCCTCATTAATTTGATCCCGACTAGAAATGGGACCTCTATTTAAAGGCAGGATCTTTTTGTATCGAAAAAATACGAAAATCAATAGCTGATAATTTTCCATTCGTTCActaaaaatgattgaattttttagaaccatCGTCAAGAATGTAGTAAAATAGTATATACGTAGCAAAACACGATACAAAATCGGGAt is a window of Tubulanus polymorphus chromosome 2, tnTubPoly1.2, whole genome shotgun sequence DNA encoding:
- the LOC141900497 gene encoding dynein light chain Tctex-type 5-B-like yields the protein MSDRRRMSREPSSSDVVARDRASSLLKKRFSVMSMASAGSERRATLAKRGSMSTISYADEPSEIGMHGPHVRLENTYQLKPNKSFPQQAVTEMIKETLENYLAHETYEPEMCKLMSKTISEVIKGKVKDLRIPRYKIICLVNIGQQKQQGLLLSSRCLWDASVDTSATSDFKNKDLFAVGTVYGIYMD